The genomic window agacagctatgacacactgcacttttcatgatacaagtgtttaattgttatacgtgtaattctgcttaatttaaGTTTCAAtttataatttgtgttaaaatgtgttgacatgaaatttcaaacaggacAGCTTGTATTATTTTACATGCTAGTTCATGACATTTAAAGgaaattatttgtactttttaaaacacatttttaagaggcttaaatgtgattagttgtaaatacaatataaaataaaacatactcttttatatatacagtatgtgtatgtgtgtgtataaaaaaaaatatagtatcACCCTGTCCCGGattaacacacacaaaatctgCTCACCTGAACTATAACCTGATGGGTGCATGACTTGAGAagatggccacaggtgtcatatagatatatttttaatgactttgtattgtctcttggagtttcatgagcacaaagGCATATCATTTCGTCCACagcgtgaaggtaggatcttgtgtatttgtGAATGAAATACTCTTGTTTTAAATTCTCCCCGCCCTGCTTTCCGTtgctatgacatcccctgaatactttaaaatactcatgataactctataacctgtaaatctactttgctagctaattacacttagacatcaacaccatagaaatCTATATAAAATACGCTAGACTGGAAGATCAaagattttcaagatggctgtgcACTAGTTTCTCTGACGCATAAGGTgaatagacgtattgcagatgtaCAAACAACGTAAAAAAATACGTCAACTAGATGTAAATACACACATGTTCATGTGCTATCAGGTAGGtccctttttatttcttttttttttttgcagcattcttgatatataaaaatgtactctGACCGAAGACCAAAAAACAAGTACCAAGTAGAGTGTTACATTTCagaaatgaaattaataaaacgtAAAAACAAATCCTTGATGATGAGATATAACATAGGCCTAATTAATTTAGATCAACCAATGCAGTCAGTGAAACTGTTGTGCTTTAATGAAGATTTGTTGTGGTATGCAATAAGAAAGATGGTCAGCAGCCGGTATCGTGGGGTAGGTTTGTTGATGCGCCAGATGAGTTGGCCTAACCAATCAGAATTGCTCATGATGTACCAGGACCCCTCCCCCAATAGCTCAAATTTCACTCTGGTTGAAGACAACCCTCCCCCACCCCACAGAGCAGCAGCACAGACCCAACCATATCCACACACTAGAGAAAAGCTCTTTCTGAATTTACCATATAGAttagtgatgcaccgaaatgaaaattcttgtctGAAAATTATGGGACCACTGGGCCAAAAAcgattattttaaattagactttgaataaataaattctaaatgttattattagggatgcaccaaaagACATGTTTTCTATTACAACACTTTTAGTTATAAAATAGAGTAGACTGAAAAGAATTACATAATGTTAAGCCTATTAAGAAAACCTTTATATTAACtactctactggataatgcagcagcgaaattaacagtaattccagtaaaaATCTTCAGTGAGCATGAAGCGAGTTCAATGGCACATTTttgacattgtgtgtgtggaccTGGAATGTGGAATGGATTCTTTAGTGGTGTTCACTTTAGTTGTGATAAGATTTCACATTACTTAGTCAATTCAaacattattgtaattttttatatattatttttatatattaatatcattaatataatatagttatatatgaatgcaaaatgtaaaatttagcTTTTAATGTTATACTTTGTAtcatattaccctggaataagtaaaaaaataaataaataaaaaaacaacttgttaccacagctgctgagggagtgacagaaaatttggcctCATTCTCTCTTTTGATTTCCATTATCCACCATtctatatttttcctttttttggaaATCTGTAAAAGCATAATAGTGGATTATCTTTTGCTGCTGGAACAAACGGGTAGGGGGTAAGCAAAAATGATATTTGCTGTGGTCATTCACCACTATACAAGTTAGCCCTGCTATcatttacttccacattccaaacCCGGATATGTAAAAAGGGTCCATTGCGAGCCACATCATTGAAAACAGCAGCACATGCACATCACGAGCAGCACgcatgctctgtgtgtgtgtgtgtgtgtgtgtgtgtgtgtgcacgctcaTTCACtgaagcacatgcagactgtatatttacttattaaattcAGCCTTTGTTATTCACAAAACTTTTGTGTGGCTACAAGAGACTTTGAATAATGTTCATGGAGGCCTCTGTAtggcattttaaatatattaaaatgttttagttaaaATATGTTGGTAAATGAAGCTGTTTATTAGGCCTACaatgttttgttatatttttgcataTACATGTAGATGAGTGAATatcattctttcttttgttcattaattaaaaaaacagccTGGAAAGAATGTACTGactatttttaacttgttttttactgtattttactacttttttttttttaatgacttggCAATAATGGctatttggttgaaatgatggttcctctgattgaaatAGGAAAAATATCTAatcatttcagtgcaaaaacataaatattaaagggatagttcacacaaaaatgaaaatgttctcatcatatactcacctttcttctgctgaacacaaagaaagatttttagaagaatatttcagatctgtaggtccatacaatgcaagtgaatggtgaccagacctttcaagctacaAACGTCACATATAGaatacatatattaaaccactggagtcatatggattatttttatgctgccattatgtgatttttttacacttgcattgtatggacctacagagctgagatattcttctaaaaatctttgtttgtgttcagcagaagaaagaaagtcatacacatttgggatggcacaAAAGTGACTAAAttatgatggaattttcatttatgggtgaactatcgcttttagctacatataaaatattgtcaaaaggctgaaaactatcgagataaatatatatatatatatatatatatatatatatatacatacatggagtattatatacacagttgaagtcagaagtttacatacttagccaaatacatttaaactcagtttttcacaattcctgacattttatcatagaaaacattccctgtcagttaggatcagtactttattttaagaatgtgaaatgtcagaataatagtagagagaattatttatttcagcttttatttctttcatcacattgccagtgggtcagaagtttacatacactttggtagtatttggtagcattgcctttaaattgtttaacttgggtcaaacattttgggtagccttccacaagcttctcaaaataagttgctggaattttggcccattcctccagacagaactgttgtaaccgagtcaggtttgtaggcctccttgctcgcacgttttttcagttctgcccacaaattttctattggattgaggtcagagctttgtgatggccactccaatatcttgactttgttgtccttaagccattttgccacagctttggcagtatgcttggggtcacttggaagacccatttgtgaccgagcttcatcttcctggctgatgtcttgagatgttgcttcaatatatccacataattttccttcctcatgatgccatctattttgtgaagtgcaccagtccctcctgtagcaaagcacccccacaacatgatgctgccatcccccatgcttcacggttgggatggtgttcttcggcttgcaagcctcaccctttttcctccaaacataacgatggtcattatggccaaacagtaaaatttttgtttcatcggtccataggacatttctccaaaagatctttgtccccatgtgcacttgcaaactgtagtctggcttttttgtggtggttttggagcagtggcttcttctttgctgagcagcctttcaggttattctAATATAGGACTAATttgactgtggatatagatacttgtctacctgtttcctccagcatcttcacaaggtccttcgctgttgttctgggattgatttgcacttttcacaccaaactacgttcatctctagatgatgcagaatgcgtctccttcctgaacggtatgatggctgctgggtcccatggtgtttatacttgcaaactattgtttgtacagatgaaattgctcccatggatgaaccagacttgtggagtcttggctgatttcttttgattttcccatgatgtcaagcaaagtttggaggtaggccttaaaatacatccacaggtacacctccagttgacccagttagcctatcagaagctaattgcctaaaggcttgacatcattttctggaattttccaagctgcttaaagacacagttaacttggtgtatgtaaacttctgacccactggaattgtgattatcatcaattaaaagtgaaacaatctgtctgtaaacaattgttggaaaaattacttgtgtcatgcacaaagttgatgtcctaaacgacatgccaaaactatagtttgctcatatgaaatctgtggagtggttaaaaaatgaggtttaatgacttcagcctaagtgtatgtaaacttctgacttcaaatgtatgtttatatatactgtgtatatatatatattgtctactgCCCTACTCTGTACtgcaatcaataaaaatggttcagAGACAGTGTTATAAAGAACTGAAGCACTTCCCTGGACTGCAGCATATTGCTCCAAAGATACTGATACTATTGTGGTATCAGAGACAAGAGGCAAAAATAGACTCCCATTGTTCAATACAGGTCTTTCGGAATATTAATAGGTCTGTCATTGCTGCTCTGAAGATGCAGTGGTAGGAAGGAATTATAACCTTATAAAGTCTCTATTGGAATGAGGGGTAACATTGAGTGTCAGTGATGATTTAGTTTATTGATTTGTCAAGCTAGGCTGATATCACTAGCAGCAATACACAATGTAAATAAATCCTCTAAAGATAGACTCATAGTCCTATCATCCAAATGTTTCTCTCAGAAAGTCCTCTGTGGTTGAATCAGCTGGAATTACTCACAAAAAATCAAGAGGACAGGTTTGAAGGTTTCATGAGTGATTGATAAAAAGATTGTTTATGGCTGATTATCTGTCAATGCCAAAGTAACTATGTGGTTTAAAAGGAGGCCAGaatattattaataatgcttGCTAAAGTTCTTTTAATTAATTAGTCAAAGActcacaagtaattgttttgtttcaGTGTAACACATTAGTCGCTGAATCTGTCAGAGCAGTTACTGAATTTACAGCTGACTCACTTACTGACTCAATGTTTATGACAATGTgttgttaaagatacacattcacaataataatgtaataaaaagtTACAAAAAATCTTATTGTTTTGTAAAATATGTAGTTATGAATACTGTAGAAAATGCTGCTTTAGCCTTTAACCACACAGACCACTCTAGCTACTGCATAGTTACTTGCTAACATTCACTCAGAACAATTTAGCTAACGCATAGCAATGACCAGTGTTTCTATGGTATACTATTATTTTATTCTGCATTACTTAGTTTTTACATTTCATGGGTTTTTCCAAAACAAAACTgttcaaattatattaaaattattgtattttgtttCCACCTCCTATGAGAAGCTTGTCTTTTAACAAGGTCTTGTTCAGCTTGCTGCATTAGAGACAGGTCTCTTTTTGGTTGAACTGAGAGTGTTCATAATTTACAGGATCATTCCTCTGGTGCAGGAATGCACGAAACCAGTAACATTCTGAATGCGTATTGTTATACTCGCTCTCTTACTGTACTATTCAATAGGAGGAGCAAAACGTCAAAACCAcagttaaatacttttttaattttaattaaattaattttttaatttatttttattaattaattttattgatttatcacacattatacatttgcacatatagagtgaaattctttttttcacatatcccagctaagatggggtcagagtgcaggggtTTTTTTTCCAGATTATGTACAAAAAGAAAGTGCAGGGTATCATTAAAAGAAAATGTAGGGCTAAGGACAATTGAtggcatctgtggcatgctgtcagttacaacaggaatttttttttattgtgcctcagtttgtaaaaaagaCTGGAAAACATGAACTTCAATGGAAGCCTAGCAGGAAACCTAACTGTGGTTTGAATACACAcattcaagtatttttttttttttatttcagtactGACCTAGTACCGAAGttctggtacttttgacatccttaattttatatattaaacTTAAAATTCTTAATacataaagggttagttcaccaaaaaaatgaaaattctctcatcatttactcgccctcatgccatcccaaatgctcattctttcttctgctgaacacaaacatagatttttagaagaatatctcagctctgtaggtctaagtgaatggtgaccacaaatttgaagctacaaaaagcacataaaggcagcaataaattaatccataagactccattgatTAAaccaaatgtcttctgaagcaatacaatcagttttgggtgagaacaggacaaaatataactcctttttcacaataaatcttgccATAAACCacctccttggcgatcatgatttcaagctctattacattTCCTAGCACCATCGAGCCCTCTTCGCATGTGTCAAggactaggaaatgtaatcgaacttgaaatcttGATTGTGCTTAAagactgcagtggcaagatgtacaatgaaaaatgacttaaacattgatctgattgatatcacttcagaagacatagatttaaaagttgtatggattacttttatgctgcctttatgtgttttttggaacttcaaagttcttgtcatcattcacttacagTGTATggacatagctgaaatattcttctaaaaatctttgtttgtgctctgtagaagaatgaaagtcacacacatctgggatggcataagtgtgagtaaatgatgagagaatgttttttatttttgggtgaaaatcctttaaacttctgacttaagaAGTATATTTAAAAGGTTTTGCATTTTTTTCAGATGCTTTTAGTTCAGTTCATCCCATGCCTTACTTGCTGTTGTTCCACAGGACACAGCAGGACAGGAGCGCTACAGAACCATCACCACTGCCTACTACCGCGGAGCCATGGGCTTTATCCTCATGTACGACATCACCAATGAAGAGTCTTTCGCTGCGGTGCAGGACTGGTGAGTCAACTAAACATGCTCCTAAAAAGAGCTCCTCAAAGTTTATTAGAAAAGAACAAAAGTAGAgaaacatttaatcatttatccTACAGGTCCACACAGATTAAGACATACTCATGGGATAATGCCCAGGTGCTTCTAGTGGGAAACAAGTGTGACATGGAGGATGAGAGGGTCGTGGCCTCTGAAAGGGGCCGGCAGCTCTCCGAGCATCTTGGTAATTTGTTTACTTGATTTATCCCTATTTTCTATGGTTAGATAATTGTAATGATTTTGGCAAACATGTATTCGCTAAATTGGGCTCCATCTTCAACCTAGTGAACAGCTTTTCTCTTTTTTACCTAAATAGGCAGCTGCCTGGTGAAGCACCTTAAATGAAATGGCACATGTtgctaataagcataaaaacatTGCACAAACAAATATTGgtttaaatggccatttttaaagggatagttcaaccaaaaatgtaatttctctcatttactcactctcatgccatcccagatgtgtatgactttctttcttctgcaagagtacagagatttttagaagaatatctcagccatataggtccatacaatgcaagtgaatggtgaccaggcctttcaagctccagaaagcacataaaggcagcataaaagtaatccatacaactctagtggtttaaatatgtcttctgaagcatgcaatcactttggatgagaaacagattaatatttcaatccttttttactataaatctccactttcactttcagaatgctGCCTTTGAATTGGGCCAAAAGATGGTATCTTGTGATTTCGCTTTTGGAACAACCTTGAAATTCTGTATGTGTAGgtagctcacaaggttttggaacagagccttggtcttgacttttttttttatcctcaggTTTTGAGTTTTATGAGGCCAGTGCCAAGGACAACATAAATGTTAAACAAACCTTTGAGAGGCTGGTTGACATAATCTGTGAGAAGATGTCGGAGAGCCTGGATGCCGCTGATCCTGCGGTGACAGGAGCCAAACAGGGGCCACAACTCACAGAGCAGCCTGCCGCTCCGCACCAGGACTGCGCTTGCTGAAACCCCCTCAGCTCTATCAGTACTGCCTtgcattaacacaaaaaaatgaatttaggtatttaaaaaaagaacaagaaaCATAAAACTCTCAATTTCCCTTACTGCCTCAACTGGCCACACCCTCTAGCCCCTCCTCTGCTCCCCCTTAGCCCCTCCCCCTCTCTGAACTCTTAA from Myxocyprinus asiaticus isolate MX2 ecotype Aquarium Trade chromosome 35, UBuf_Myxa_2, whole genome shotgun sequence includes these protein-coding regions:
- the LOC127425784 gene encoding ras-related protein Rab-3A, which codes for MASATDNRYGQKESSDQNFDYMFKILIIGNSSVGKTSFLFRYADDSFTPAFVSTVGIDFKVKTIYRNDKRIKLQIWDTAGQERYRTITTAYYRGAMGFILMYDITNEESFAAVQDWSTQIKTYSWDNAQVLLVGNKCDMEDERVVASERGRQLSEHLGFEFYEASAKDNINVKQTFERLVDIICEKMSESLDAADPAVTGAKQGPQLTEQPAAPHQDCAC